From the Butyrivibrio fibrisolvens genome, one window contains:
- a CDS encoding TraX family protein, with the protein MNYSTYSDQNKLNYKCLSGSFLKICAIVIMLIDHLAAGLVLPSIISGDMYDFLSRFGIDVTLDLEIQIYVFLRGVGRQAFPIFCYLLVEGFMHTHSKARYSITLAAFALISEIPFDLGLITYKAYDTLNLNNIYTEYETQIWESQNVYFTLALGVIAMWAADSILKKLKGINIVLAYAASTIPFGLAAWLAYYMKTDYNACGIAVIAILYYFHSICILATLLAYIFLTFTMSTPINGGMEEWSLPAFMIINLYNGQRGFIKKNFKYFFYIFYPAHLLLIFFLRYFLLH; encoded by the coding sequence TTGAATTATTCCACTTACTCTGATCAAAACAAACTAAATTATAAGTGCTTATCAGGCTCATTCCTAAAGATATGCGCCATAGTGATAATGCTGATAGACCATCTTGCGGCAGGTCTCGTACTTCCTTCCATCATCTCAGGTGATATGTACGACTTTCTAAGCCGTTTTGGTATCGATGTTACACTTGATCTTGAGATACAGATTTATGTCTTTCTAAGAGGTGTGGGCAGACAGGCTTTTCCGATATTCTGCTATCTATTGGTAGAAGGCTTCATGCATACCCATAGTAAAGCCAGATATTCTATCACACTTGCAGCCTTTGCTCTTATATCAGAGATTCCTTTTGATCTTGGACTTATAACTTATAAAGCCTATGATACTTTGAATCTTAATAATATCTATACAGAGTACGAAACACAGATCTGGGAATCTCAGAATGTATACTTCACTCTGGCTCTAGGTGTTATAGCAATGTGGGCTGCTGACAGTATCTTAAAGAAGTTAAAAGGCATCAATATAGTCCTTGCCTATGCCGCTTCTACAATACCTTTCGGACTTGCAGCATGGCTAGCATATTATATGAAAACCGACTACAATGCCTGCGGCATAGCAGTTATAGCCATACTTTACTACTTCCACAGTATATGCATATTGGCAACACTTCTTGCCTATATTTTCCTTACGTTTACTATGTCAACGCCAATAAACGGAGGCATGGAAGAATGGTCACTTCCCGCCTTTATGATCATCAATCTGTATAATGGTCAGAGGGGATTTATAAAGAAAAACTTTAAATACTTTTTCTATATTTTCTATCCCGCACATTTACTACTTATTTTCTTCTTAAGGTACTTTCTGCTTCATTAA
- the pyk gene encoding pyruvate kinase, protein MRKTKIICTIGPASSSEEVLTQMCEAGMNVARLNFSHGDHEEQLGKIKVINKVRDKMGLPIAIMLDTKGPEYRIGVFKDHKATLEEGQEFTFTVDDIVGDNQKVSVSYKGFAQDLKKGDTILVNNGLVICEVTKVKGNDVITKVIAGGTLSDKKSMNFPGKVLKQAYLSDQDKADLLFGIEHDIDYVAASFVSTRQDAQDLRDFLDKNGGRDIDIIAKIENRSGVENIEEISEVVDGIMVARGDLGVEIPFMEVPSVQKEIVQKCRLLGKRVIIATEMLESMITNVRPTRAEISDVANAVYDGASAIMLSGESAAGKYPVEAVRTMSEVAEYTEQHINYTKRFKNMDFSIRNNLDAISHSTCSMAIDVDAKCIVVSSISGLTARMVSRFRCPVEIIGMTTSVKAFRKLALSWGVYPLLCDEFESLDVLFFHAMQQATKILDLKMGDNVVLTGGKIGGTSGHTNMIKVETIHKIYS, encoded by the coding sequence ATGCGTAAAACAAAAATCATATGCACAATCGGTCCTGCAAGTTCATCAGAAGAAGTTCTCACACAGATGTGTGAAGCCGGAATGAACGTTGCAAGACTTAACTTCAGCCATGGTGATCATGAGGAGCAGCTTGGCAAGATCAAGGTTATCAATAAGGTTCGTGATAAGATGGGACTTCCTATCGCTATCATGCTTGATACTAAGGGACCTGAATATAGAATCGGTGTCTTCAAGGATCATAAGGCTACACTTGAAGAAGGCCAGGAGTTTACTTTTACTGTAGATGACATAGTAGGTGATAATCAGAAGGTATCTGTAAGCTATAAGGGCTTTGCACAGGATCTTAAGAAGGGCGATACTATACTTGTTAATAATGGTCTTGTTATCTGCGAAGTTACAAAAGTTAAAGGCAACGACGTAATTACCAAGGTTATCGCAGGTGGAACATTATCAGATAAGAAGAGCATGAACTTCCCTGGTAAGGTCCTCAAGCAGGCTTATCTCTCAGATCAGGACAAGGCAGATCTTCTCTTTGGTATAGAACATGATATTGACTATGTAGCAGCATCATTTGTATCAACACGTCAGGATGCTCAGGATCTTCGTGACTTCCTTGATAAGAACGGCGGAAGAGATATCGACATCATCGCCAAGATCGAGAACAGATCAGGTGTTGAGAATATAGAAGAGATCTCTGAAGTAGTAGATGGCATCATGGTTGCTCGTGGTGACCTTGGTGTTGAGATTCCATTCATGGAAGTTCCTTCTGTTCAGAAAGAGATCGTTCAGAAGTGCAGACTCCTTGGTAAGAGAGTTATCATCGCAACAGAGATGCTTGAGTCTATGATAACTAATGTACGTCCTACAAGAGCAGAGATATCTGACGTAGCTAACGCGGTATATGACGGCGCTTCGGCTATCATGCTCTCAGGCGAGTCAGCTGCAGGTAAGTACCCTGTAGAAGCTGTTAGGACAATGTCAGAAGTTGCAGAATATACAGAACAGCACATCAACTATACCAAGAGATTCAAGAACATGGACTTCAGCATCAGAAATAACCTTGATGCTATAAGCCATTCTACATGTTCTATGGCTATAGACGTTGATGCCAAGTGTATCGTAGTAAGCTCTATCAGCGGCCTTACAGCCCGTATGGTCAGCCGTTTCAGATGCCCTGTCGAGATCATCGGCATGACAACATCTGTTAAGGCATTTAGAAAGCTTGCACTTTCATGGGGCGTATATCCTCTGCTTTGCGACGAGTTTGAATCACTTGATGTTTTATTCTTCCACGCTATGCAGCAGGCTACCAAGATTCTTGACCTTAAGATGGGAGATAATGTAGTCCTTACAGGTGGTAAGATCGGAGGAACATCAGGCCATACTAACATGATCAAGGTTGAGACTATACATAAGATCTATTCTTGA
- a CDS encoding bifunctional 5,10-methylenetetrahydrofolate dehydrogenase/5,10-methenyltetrahydrofolate cyclohydrolase, which translates to MAELLKGKPVGDLLDETTKIKVTMLRDKGITPTLAILRVGERQDDLSYERGATKRCEKNGVAVVNKILPDTCSQEELMTAIKELNEDDNVHGILMFRPLPKTLDEKAACNAILPSKDVDGITQGSMAYIYSGQGDGYAPCTSQAVMEILKFYGIDPKGKKATVVGRSLVIGKPVSMLLMNANATVTICHSRTENMEDVTQNADIVVAALGKAEMLGREYFKEGQTVIDVGINYSEEKQKLVGDVKLDEAEGVVSGITPVPGGVGSVTTAVLVSHVVEAAQKSAL; encoded by the coding sequence ATGGCAGAACTATTAAAGGGTAAGCCGGTAGGAGACTTACTTGATGAAACTACCAAAATTAAGGTTACTATGCTTAGAGACAAGGGTATAACACCTACTCTTGCAATCCTTAGAGTTGGTGAGAGGCAGGATGATCTGTCTTATGAGCGCGGTGCTACCAAAAGATGTGAGAAAAACGGCGTAGCAGTAGTTAATAAAATACTACCTGATACCTGCAGTCAGGAAGAACTTATGACAGCTATCAAAGAGCTCAATGAAGATGACAATGTTCATGGTATACTAATGTTCCGTCCACTTCCCAAGACTCTTGATGAGAAGGCTGCCTGCAATGCGATCCTTCCTTCTAAAGATGTTGACGGGATCACACAAGGTTCTATGGCTTATATATACAGCGGCCAGGGCGATGGATATGCTCCATGCACCTCTCAGGCAGTTATGGAGATCCTTAAGTTCTATGGTATAGATCCTAAAGGAAAAAAAGCTACAGTAGTAGGAAGAAGTCTTGTTATAGGCAAGCCTGTATCAATGCTCCTTATGAACGCCAATGCAACAGTTACTATATGTCATTCCAGAACAGAAAATATGGAAGATGTAACACAAAATGCCGATATAGTTGTAGCGGCACTTGGCAAAGCTGAAATGCTTGGAAGAGAGTATTTCAAAGAAGGACAGACAGTTATTGATGTTGGTATCAATTATAGCGAAGAAAAGCAAAAGCTTGTAGGTGATGTAAAACTTGATGAAGCCGAAGGTGTGGTATCAGGAATTACCCCTGTTCCCGGAGGCGTTGGCTCAGTTACAACGGCAGTACTTGTAAGTCACGTTGTTGAAGCGGCTCAGAAGAGTGCTTTATAG
- a CDS encoding cyclodeaminase/cyclohydrolase family protein, which yields MDSRITDYSCNEFARQLSDKVSVPGGGGAAALVGALSMALCSMAGNFTVGKKKYAQYEDELKAILKEADDIRADLLALVEEDAKMFEPLSKAYSIPKDDPDRNDKLQKATLDALVPPMEMMRMIKRVIELLERMEKIGSVIMISDVGCGATLAEAALKSASLNVFINTRSLTDKDKALEFESEADAILKEYSQRAAIVFENVDRRLRQ from the coding sequence ATGGATAGCAGGATTACAGATTACAGCTGCAACGAATTTGCAAGGCAGCTGTCTGATAAGGTATCGGTTCCCGGAGGAGGCGGAGCTGCAGCGCTGGTAGGTGCTCTTTCTATGGCGCTTTGTTCTATGGCCGGTAATTTTACAGTTGGCAAGAAGAAATATGCCCAGTATGAAGATGAACTTAAGGCTATATTAAAAGAAGCAGATGATATAAGAGCTGATCTTTTAGCCCTTGTAGAAGAGGATGCCAAGATGTTTGAACCTCTTTCTAAAGCCTATAGTATTCCGAAGGATGATCCTGATAGAAATGATAAGCTTCAAAAGGCTACCCTTGATGCACTGGTTCCGCCAATGGAGATGATGCGCATGATCAAAAGGGTTATAGAGCTTTTGGAGCGTATGGAGAAGATAGGTTCTGTCATTATGATATCTGATGTCGGATGCGGAGCTACTCTTGCAGAAGCAGCGCTTAAAAGCGCAAGTCTTAACGTTTTTATCAATACAAGATCTTTAACAGACAAGGATAAAGCCTTAGAGTTTGAATCCGAAGCTGATGCTATATTAAAAGAGTATTCTCAAAGAGCTGCTATAGTATTTGAGAATGTAGATCGAAGACTCAGACAATAA
- a CDS encoding TrkH family potassium uptake protein, whose translation MLVEFMAALLAVPTLVCLFYGEWKDALIFAVIALLCFSFGFVFGYLRKPVNRTFYAREGFVITALAWIILSLIGAVPFTVTGTIPNYLDAVFETVSGFTTTGATIMTDVNSLTDMHKGVQFWRCFTHWVGGMGILVFMLAILPMAGGYSMHLMKAESPGPSVGKYAPKVKDTAKILYSIYIAITLTEMICLKITGLSVYESMTLTFSTVGTGGFGLLGSSILEYSYATQTVIIVFMALCGVNFSVYYFLLTKKFKEAWHIDEMRWYFIVMFGASVLIAWNVVRNGVIGSFGEAFHHSLFTVASIMTTTGFATLDYNVWPQFSRTMLFLLTCIGACAGSTGGGFKFSRIIILIRNAKNEVIKTIHPKSVQRVYMDDHVVEDTTVKGTNAYLAIYTITFLTSFLLIAFFESFNVIDLEVFDFETNLTAVAATLNNVGPGLNMVGPTGSFSEFSWASKVVLIFDMLAGRLELMPVLILFYRKTWRR comes from the coding sequence ATGCTGGTAGAATTTATGGCAGCGCTGCTTGCTGTTCCAACACTTGTGTGCCTTTTTTACGGTGAATGGAAGGATGCTCTTATTTTTGCCGTGATAGCACTTTTGTGTTTTTCATTTGGCTTTGTGTTCGGTTATCTTAGAAAACCTGTCAACAGAACGTTCTATGCAAGAGAAGGCTTTGTTATTACAGCTCTTGCATGGATCATACTTTCACTTATAGGAGCAGTTCCTTTTACAGTAACAGGAACTATTCCCAATTATCTGGATGCTGTATTTGAGACTGTATCAGGATTTACTACAACAGGTGCTACGATCATGACTGATGTCAACTCTCTTACAGATATGCATAAGGGAGTTCAGTTCTGGAGATGTTTCACTCACTGGGTAGGAGGTATGGGAATTTTGGTATTCATGCTGGCTATACTTCCTATGGCAGGCGGATATTCTATGCACCTTATGAAAGCAGAAAGCCCGGGACCTTCAGTCGGTAAGTATGCGCCCAAAGTCAAGGATACAGCCAAGATCCTGTACAGTATATATATTGCGATCACACTTACTGAGATGATATGTCTTAAGATAACAGGACTTTCTGTATATGAGTCTATGACGCTTACTTTCTCTACAGTAGGAACCGGTGGATTTGGTCTTCTTGGAAGTAGTATTTTGGAATATTCCTATGCGACTCAGACTGTGATCATAGTATTTATGGCACTTTGCGGTGTTAATTTCAGTGTATATTATTTCCTTCTTACTAAGAAGTTCAAAGAAGCGTGGCATATAGATGAGATGCGCTGGTATTTTATCGTAATGTTTGGAGCATCCGTTCTTATTGCCTGGAACGTTGTAAGGAATGGTGTAATTGGCTCTTTTGGCGAGGCTTTTCATCATTCGCTCTTTACAGTTGCATCTATTATGACAACTACAGGATTTGCGACTCTGGACTATAATGTATGGCCGCAGTTTTCAAGAACTATGCTGTTCCTCCTTACCTGTATAGGAGCGTGCGCAGGATCTACAGGTGGTGGTTTTAAGTTCTCCAGGATCATAATACTTATAAGAAATGCCAAGAATGAAGTCATTAAGACTATCCATCCCAAGAGCGTACAAAGAGTATATATGGATGATCATGTTGTGGAAGATACAACTGTCAAGGGCACCAATGCTTATCTTGCTATATATACTATTACCTTTTTGACTTCATTTTTGCTTATTGCATTCTTCGAATCTTTCAACGTTATAGACCTTGAAGTATTTGACTTTGAAACTAACCTTACGGCAGTTGCAGCTACTCTCAACAACGTAGGCCCTGGTCTTAACATGGTAGGCCCTACCGGAAGCTTTTCTGAATTCTCATGGGCTTCCAAGGTGGTTCTTATTTTCGATATGCTTGCAGGAAGACTTGAACTTATGCCTGTTCTGATCCTCTTTTACAGGAAGACGTGGCGCAGGTGA
- a CDS encoding trimeric intracellular cation channel family protein: MDKLLLILNIIGTVAFAVSGAMTAIRKEMDLLGVTIVGAVTAVGGGIMRDIIIGKIPPDAFTDPSYVLIAFITAIVVFAYVYFRASGFEKISGAAFQKIVLLADTVGLAAFSVLGVEVAFKAGDGPKLFLTVFLGTITGVGGGIIRDLLVGDKPYILCKHIYACASIAGALICALLWDFSGQEAATLIGTATVIIIRLLAIHYQWNLPRIRHRDIS; this comes from the coding sequence ATGGATAAACTTCTTTTGATTCTGAATATAATAGGGACAGTCGCCTTCGCTGTATCCGGTGCTATGACTGCCATAAGGAAGGAAATGGACCTTTTGGGAGTAACTATTGTAGGCGCAGTAACAGCTGTAGGAGGAGGTATCATGCGTGATATCATCATTGGCAAGATCCCGCCCGACGCTTTTACTGATCCTTCTTATGTTCTGATTGCTTTTATTACAGCTATTGTTGTATTTGCATATGTGTATTTCAGAGCATCCGGATTTGAAAAGATATCAGGGGCAGCTTTTCAGAAGATAGTTCTTCTTGCTGATACTGTAGGTCTTGCTGCATTCTCTGTACTGGGCGTAGAAGTTGCTTTTAAGGCAGGTGATGGGCCAAAGCTCTTTTTGACAGTATTCCTTGGTACTATAACCGGTGTAGGTGGCGGCATCATCAGAGATCTTCTTGTTGGCGATAAGCCATATATCTTATGTAAACATATATATGCCTGTGCTTCTATTGCAGGTGCACTTATCTGCGCACTGTTATGGGATTTCTCAGGGCAGGAAGCCGCAACGCTCATAGGCACTGCGACTGTTATAATCATAAGGCTTCTTGCAATCCACTATCAGTGGAATCTGCCACGTATCAGGCACCGTGACATTTCTTGA
- a CDS encoding SEC-C metal-binding domain-containing protein, with amino-acid sequence MSFASEIRRHFGKEDESGIKKLQEDIRKIYKDINDEKKSDCISDIEKVCKDLNEIYMDEDTENMVIETIRSLSFYQNLPWFREAFKRLLSFLEEDYYLRTDAMRNVLDSGWASNESYVFSEDDRGDAFIKKLLPDIVEEFYLDLPEDVLEDELLNLKRDAFIKRFFLGRYIFRNPDSLKILEDEYQYLYKVVEKEIQLIKDRPGSYEKKLMEDILRISQKIADAEGIRTYSSISTLQESLIDTYYKNLIAEYPDEADDLRDERSKWLKIRGNDTCPCGSGRKFKKCHGA; translated from the coding sequence ATGAGCTTTGCAAGCGAGATAAGAAGGCATTTTGGCAAAGAAGATGAAAGCGGGATCAAAAAGCTGCAGGAAGATATACGAAAGATATATAAGGATATAAATGATGAGAAAAAAAGTGATTGTATATCTGATATAGAGAAAGTATGCAAAGATCTCAATGAAATATACATGGATGAAGATACTGAAAACATGGTGATAGAGACTATAAGATCACTAAGCTTTTATCAGAATCTCCCATGGTTCAGGGAAGCTTTTAAAAGACTTTTGTCTTTCCTTGAAGAAGATTATTATCTTAGAACAGATGCTATGAGGAATGTCCTTGACAGCGGATGGGCATCCAATGAATCCTATGTTTTTTCTGAGGATGACAGAGGAGATGCTTTTATCAAAAAGTTACTCCCTGATATAGTAGAAGAATTTTATCTGGATCTGCCTGAGGATGTTCTTGAAGATGAGCTTTTGAATCTAAAAAGAGACGCATTTATCAAGCGCTTTTTTCTTGGAAGATATATATTTAGAAATCCGGATAGCCTAAAAATACTGGAAGATGAGTATCAGTATCTATATAAAGTTGTGGAAAAAGAGATACAGCTTATCAAAGACAGACCCGGAAGTTATGAAAAAAAGCTTATGGAAGATATCTTAAGGATATCTCAAAAGATTGCGGATGCAGAAGGCATAAGGACATATAGCAGTATATCAACACTTCAGGAAAGCCTTATAGATACATATTACAAGAATCTTATAGCAGAATATCCTGATGAAGCAGATGATCTTAGAGATGAACGATCCAAATGGCTTAAAATAAGGGGCAATGACACCTGCCCCTGTGGTAGTGGCAGAAAGTTCAAGAAATGTCACGGTGCCTGA